A genome region from Candidatus Paceibacterota bacterium includes the following:
- a CDS encoding histidine phosphatase family protein: protein MEKTVAFIVRHGSTRLNDENKYRGQLDVPLDERGKREAKEVAEFLKNQPIGQAWTSDLRRAKDTAKEILKGRGLKAIPTEKLRPLDSGKFAGKSKDEYKEQMEYYHEHPEEKIPGGESINGANNRMRKPLLKAFRAGLRGKPSLVSAHASVIHSAGHLLHNNHKAALVKPGGAVKVIYDGEKFKARPIFKAKMEDEKHYAS, encoded by the coding sequence ATGGAAAAGACTGTAGCTTTCATAGTTCGTCATGGGTCAACCCGTCTTAACGATGAAAACAAATACAGAGGCCAATTGGATGTTCCATTAGACGAACGTGGAAAAAGAGAAGCTAAGGAAGTTGCAGAGTTTCTGAAAAATCAACCAATAGGACAAGCTTGGACTAGTGATTTAAGACGGGCAAAAGATACGGCAAAAGAAATTCTAAAGGGCCGAGGTTTAAAAGCTATTCCTACGGAAAAATTGCGACCTTTGGATTCGGGAAAATTTGCGGGAAAGAGCAAAGACGAATATAAAGAACAGATGGAATATTATCACGAACATCCAGAAGAGAAAATTCCCGGCGGCGAATCTATTAATGGGGCCAATAATAGGATGAGAAAACCTCTTCTTAAAGCATTTCGCGCGGGATTAAGAGGAAAGCCTAGTCTTGTTTCGGCACATGCTAGTGTGATACACAGCGCGGGGCACTTGTTGCATAATAACCACAAAGCGGCTTTGGTGAAACCTGGAGGAGCCGTAAAAGTTATTTATGATGGAGAGAAATTTAAAGCTCGCCCCATATTTAAAGCTAAGATGGAAGATGAGAAACATTATGCATCTTAA
- a CDS encoding DUF3008 domain-containing protein, producing MPAVSRAQQAAMAIAEHEPEKLYERNKGLLEMSKKQLHDFAATSRKHLPSYAHARKKRNE from the coding sequence ATGCCAGCGGTATCACGCGCACAGCAAGCGGCAATGGCCATTGCTGAACACGAACCAGAAAAATTATATGAACGAAATAAGGGGCTTTTAGAGATGTCTAAAAAGCAGTTGCACGATTTTGCGGCTACTTCTAGAAAGCATCTTCCTTCCTATGCTCATGCCAGAAAAAAGAGGAACGAATAA
- a CDS encoding DUF5317 family protein, translating to MSYILGGLLNVAAISANNGMMPVYVGKLTNQEIFLDNEHVSMATYSHLKILCDYISIGDTIASPGDVLLVLGFLGLIVSFLVATYLIGKAVKNKLNLVN from the coding sequence GTGAGTTATATATTAGGTGGTTTATTAAACGTTGCCGCCATATCGGCAAACAACGGTATGATGCCCGTTTATGTAGGAAAATTGACGAATCAAGAAATTTTTCTTGACAATGAGCACGTTTCAATGGCAACATACAGTCATTTGAAGATTTTATGTGACTATATTTCAATCGGAGATACGATAGCAAGTCCCGGAGACGTTTTATTGGTTTTAGGATTCTTGGGACTGATTGTTTCTTTTCTTGTGGCTACATATCTTATTGGAAAAGCCGTAAAGAATAAATTGAATTTGGTGAACTAG